The Streptomyces camelliae genome window below encodes:
- a CDS encoding MATE family efflux transporter: protein MNAHRRQLIALAHPVYLSLLASVASGIINTVWVSRLGGAAVAAVAVATNTENVLLGVALVFASGTTVLVAHARGARDPAVVRAAVRGGWALCALVTPVVAAGGFLLRGPLAGLVLGGDDSAALRLAGAYFAISLPGMAVFFAQQLVDGILKGAGDTRTPMRLALLANGLILVCDPVLIHAYGVPGAAASTVLCRCAALTVGLRALRRDALLRTAAGAPPTGPVTGALRRTLATGLPMSADFTVRQGGALVLVAIVARLGVTVVAAYAIAYKVMYVATMAFYAVRQAAAIHTAHTRGAGTDARREIGRQAVLLAGLLGLTATALFAVSAPWIMAAFGAGPEVARQGVLFLRCIGPYLLLMACFIALGGVFEGSGGAPALLRVTLLGTAVQLPLAYALTGLGLPGVCLALALAMGVQCAAVTALLRRAGHREKAGMSLARAG, encoded by the coding sequence GTGAACGCCCACCGCAGACAGCTCATAGCGCTCGCCCACCCCGTCTACCTCTCGCTGCTCGCCTCGGTCGCGTCCGGGATCATCAACACCGTCTGGGTCTCCCGGCTCGGCGGAGCCGCCGTCGCCGCCGTGGCCGTCGCCACCAACACCGAGAACGTGCTGCTCGGGGTCGCGCTGGTCTTCGCCTCCGGTACGACGGTGCTGGTCGCGCATGCCCGGGGCGCCCGGGACCCGGCTGTCGTACGGGCCGCCGTACGCGGGGGCTGGGCGCTGTGCGCGCTGGTCACCCCCGTGGTCGCGGCCGGCGGCTTCCTGCTGCGCGGGCCGCTGGCCGGGCTGGTCCTCGGCGGCGACGACAGCGCGGCCCTGCGCCTGGCCGGCGCCTACTTCGCGATCTCCCTGCCCGGCATGGCCGTCTTCTTCGCCCAGCAGCTCGTCGACGGCATCCTCAAGGGCGCCGGCGACACCCGCACGCCGATGCGGCTCGCGCTGCTGGCGAACGGCCTGATCCTGGTGTGCGACCCGGTCCTCATCCACGCCTACGGCGTCCCGGGCGCCGCCGCCTCCACCGTGCTGTGCCGCTGCGCCGCCCTCACCGTGGGCCTGCGCGCCCTGCGCCGTGACGCCCTGCTGCGGACGGCGGCCGGGGCCCCGCCCACCGGACCGGTCACGGGCGCCCTGCGCCGCACCCTCGCCACCGGTCTGCCCATGTCCGCCGACTTCACCGTGCGCCAGGGCGGAGCGCTGGTCCTGGTCGCGATCGTGGCCCGGCTCGGGGTGACCGTGGTGGCCGCCTACGCCATCGCCTACAAGGTCATGTATGTCGCCACCATGGCTTTCTACGCCGTACGCCAGGCCGCCGCGATCCACACCGCGCACACCCGGGGCGCCGGCACGGACGCGCGGCGGGAGATCGGCCGGCAGGCGGTGCTGCTCGCCGGGCTCCTGGGGCTCACCGCCACCGCCCTGTTCGCCGTCTCGGCCCCCTGGATCATGGCCGCCTTCGGCGCCGGACCCGAAGTCGCCCGCCAGGGCGTGCTGTTCCTGCGCTGCATCGGCCCCTACCTGCTGCTGATGGCCTGCTTCATCGCGCTCGGCGGGGTCTTCGAGGGCAGCGGGGGAGCGCCCGCCCTGCTCCGGGTCACCCTGCTCGGCACGGCCGTCCAGCTGCCGCTGGCGTACGCCCTGACCGGGCTCGGACTGCCCGGCGTCTGCCTGGCGCTGGCGCTCGCGATGGGCGTGCAGTGCGCGGCCGTGACAGCGCTGCTGCGCAGGGCCGGCCACCGCGAGAAGGCCGGGATGTCCCTGGCCCGCGCCGGATGA
- a CDS encoding GMC oxidoreductase yields MVALQTAATLGFTRIGLKSAHAAEPDSVDNSPAIVVGSGYGGAVAALRLGQAGIRTLVLEMGRLWNTAGGDGKVFCSTLAPDQRSMWFRTRTEAPLATFLWLDVVNKDISAYPGVLDRVHYDSMSVFVGRGVGGGSLVNGGMAVTPVKSYFAEQFPTVDADEMYGTYYPRARAMLGVNTVDPTWFESTEWYRFARTSRKAAGNAGLKTTFVPNVYDFGYMQQEAAGTATRSALAGEVIYGNNHGKRSLDKTYLAAALGTGNVTVNTLERVTSVSRASDGSYVLSADRIDITGTVVETKQYSCTYLFLGGGSLGTTELLVRARDTGTLPDLTADVGAGWGTNGNTMLGRANHVWDTVGADQATMPVMGIDDWANTDNPVFAEIAPLPMGFEHWVSLYLAITKNPERASFSYDSSSGTVKLGWTPAQSAVSVAMAKKLFDRINLANATIYRYDLFGSTSKVFADDFTYHPLGGCVLGKATDDYGRVKGYDRLYVTDGSLVPGNIGVNPFVTITALAERTMARVLAEDTAP; encoded by the coding sequence ATGGTCGCCCTCCAGACGGCCGCCACCCTCGGCTTCACCCGCATCGGCCTGAAGTCGGCCCACGCCGCCGAACCCGACTCCGTCGACAACTCCCCGGCCATCGTGGTCGGTTCGGGCTACGGCGGTGCCGTCGCCGCCCTCCGGCTCGGCCAGGCCGGCATCCGTACCCTCGTGCTGGAGATGGGCCGGCTGTGGAACACCGCCGGCGGCGACGGCAAGGTGTTCTGCTCCACCCTCGCCCCCGACCAGCGCTCCATGTGGTTCCGCACCCGCACCGAGGCCCCGCTCGCCACCTTCCTGTGGCTGGACGTCGTCAACAAGGACATCAGCGCCTACCCCGGCGTCCTGGACCGGGTGCACTACGACAGCATGTCCGTCTTCGTCGGCCGGGGCGTCGGCGGCGGCTCCCTCGTCAACGGCGGCATGGCGGTCACCCCCGTGAAGTCGTACTTCGCCGAGCAGTTCCCGACCGTCGACGCCGACGAGATGTACGGCACCTACTACCCGCGCGCCCGCGCCATGCTCGGCGTCAACACCGTCGACCCCACCTGGTTCGAGTCCACCGAGTGGTACCGGTTCGCCCGCACCTCCCGGAAGGCCGCCGGCAACGCGGGCCTGAAGACCACCTTCGTGCCGAACGTCTACGACTTCGGCTACATGCAGCAGGAGGCCGCCGGCACCGCCACCAGGTCCGCGCTCGCCGGTGAGGTCATCTACGGCAACAACCACGGCAAACGCAGCCTCGACAAGACCTATCTGGCCGCCGCCCTCGGCACCGGCAACGTCACGGTCAACACCCTGGAGCGGGTCACGTCGGTCAGCCGGGCGAGCGACGGGTCGTACGTGCTGAGCGCCGACCGGATCGACATCACCGGCACGGTCGTGGAGACCAAGCAGTACAGCTGCACGTACCTCTTCCTCGGCGGCGGCAGCCTCGGCACCACCGAACTCCTCGTCCGCGCCCGGGACACCGGCACCCTGCCCGACCTGACCGCCGACGTCGGCGCCGGCTGGGGCACCAACGGCAACACCATGCTCGGCCGCGCCAACCACGTCTGGGACACCGTCGGCGCCGACCAGGCCACCATGCCCGTGATGGGCATCGACGACTGGGCCAACACCGACAACCCGGTCTTCGCCGAGATCGCCCCGCTGCCCATGGGCTTCGAGCACTGGGTCAGCCTCTATCTGGCGATCACCAAGAACCCCGAGCGGGCGTCCTTCTCGTACGACTCCTCGTCCGGGACGGTGAAGCTCGGCTGGACGCCCGCCCAGAGCGCGGTCTCGGTGGCCATGGCCAAGAAGCTGTTCGACCGGATCAACCTGGCCAACGCCACCATCTACCGCTACGACCTCTTCGGCTCCACGAGCAAGGTCTTCGCCGACGACTTCACCTATCACCCGCTGGGCGGCTGCGTCCTCGGGAAGGCCACCGACGACTACGGCCGGGTGAAGGGATACGACCGTCTCTACGTCACCGACGGCTCGCTCGTGCCCGGCAACATCGGTGTGAACCCGTTCGTCACCATCACCGCGCTCGCCGAACGCACGATGGCGCGGGTCCTCGCCGAGGACACCGCGCCATGA
- a CDS encoding PadR family transcriptional regulator, with amino-acid sequence MLELSILGFLAEEPLHGYELKERIKALSGHVRPVSDGALYPAINRLVAAGLLDQHTEEGASAAPRRVLSLTGKGRAELLERLRSPKQAEITDHVRFNTVLAFLRHLDDPAGQAAVLRRRLDFLQTPASFFYRQGEPVRAEEAGDLFREGMLRVARATGQAERAWLREALETLSRADS; translated from the coding sequence GTGCTGGAGTTGTCGATCCTGGGGTTTCTCGCCGAGGAGCCGCTGCACGGCTATGAGCTGAAGGAGCGGATCAAGGCGCTGAGCGGGCATGTCCGCCCGGTCAGCGACGGTGCGCTCTACCCGGCCATCAACCGGCTGGTCGCCGCCGGACTGCTGGACCAGCACACCGAGGAGGGCGCGAGCGCCGCCCCGCGCCGGGTGCTGTCCCTGACCGGGAAGGGACGCGCGGAGCTGCTGGAGCGCCTGCGCAGCCCCAAGCAGGCGGAGATCACCGACCACGTCCGCTTCAACACCGTGCTGGCCTTCCTGCGGCACCTGGACGATCCCGCCGGGCAGGCCGCCGTACTGCGCCGCCGGCTGGACTTCCTCCAGACTCCGGCGAGCTTCTTCTACCGGCAGGGCGAGCCGGTGCGGGCCGAGGAGGCCGGGGACCTGTTCCGGGAGGGGATGCTGCGGGTGGCCCGGGCCACCGGGCAGGCCGAGCGGGCCTGGCTGCGCGAGGCCCTGGAGACGCTCAGCCGAGCTGACTCCTGA
- a CDS encoding glycosyltransferase 87 family protein produces METKGAGRSLAWLLTVWGVTRLVLLLFVFQVWVFPGPDVTSDVSVIYRGWYEVLRHGTFPLDDVTWQYPPAAALPVLAPAALPFLSYAHAFFMLAFLADAVVLQLLLYPAGRSGRSLRGAWVWVAGVPLLGPTVFARYDVMVTAVAVAALLAGVRHPRVMGALTAFGALLKVWPALLLVGCFRRRAWASAAVTAAGLAALFAVSMPGAFAFLTFQRDRGTEVESLGALVFHVARHFGWDGQVLLNYGSVEFVGPHVEQVSTAALALTGAAFGWLLLWRLRVTRRPPHTLADAAFTAVLVFTVTSRVISPQYLVWLVGLAAVCLTFRASRMGAPALLVVLASFVTVLEFPLGFVHVVTSDRYGVLLLAVRNGLLVAASVMAARRLWRATVPPAPAAPLPPEPARPRETPVSS; encoded by the coding sequence GTGGAGACGAAGGGTGCCGGGCGGTCCCTGGCATGGCTGCTCACGGTCTGGGGCGTCACCCGTCTGGTCCTCCTGCTGTTCGTCTTCCAGGTGTGGGTCTTCCCGGGCCCGGACGTCACCTCCGACGTGTCGGTGATCTACCGCGGCTGGTACGAGGTCCTGCGGCACGGAACGTTTCCGCTGGACGACGTGACCTGGCAGTACCCGCCCGCCGCGGCCCTGCCGGTCCTCGCCCCCGCCGCCCTGCCCTTCCTGTCGTACGCGCACGCCTTCTTCATGCTGGCGTTCCTCGCCGACGCGGTCGTGCTCCAGCTGCTGCTGTACCCGGCGGGGCGCAGCGGCCGGTCGCTGCGCGGGGCCTGGGTGTGGGTGGCGGGCGTGCCGCTGCTCGGCCCGACGGTGTTCGCCCGCTACGACGTGATGGTGACCGCGGTGGCCGTGGCGGCGCTGCTCGCGGGCGTCCGCCATCCGCGGGTGATGGGCGCGCTGACGGCGTTCGGGGCACTGCTGAAGGTGTGGCCGGCGCTGCTGCTGGTGGGCTGCTTCCGGCGCCGGGCGTGGGCGTCGGCGGCGGTGACCGCGGCCGGGCTCGCCGCGCTGTTCGCGGTGTCCATGCCGGGCGCCTTCGCCTTCCTGACCTTCCAGCGGGACCGGGGCACCGAGGTGGAGTCGCTGGGCGCCCTGGTCTTCCATGTGGCCCGGCACTTCGGCTGGGACGGACAGGTGCTGCTGAACTACGGCTCGGTCGAGTTCGTCGGCCCGCATGTGGAGCAGGTCAGCACGGCGGCGCTCGCGCTCACCGGGGCCGCGTTCGGCTGGCTGCTGCTGTGGCGGCTGCGGGTGACGCGCCGGCCGCCGCACACCCTCGCGGACGCGGCGTTCACGGCGGTGCTGGTGTTCACGGTGACCAGCCGGGTGATCAGCCCGCAGTACCTGGTGTGGCTGGTCGGACTGGCCGCGGTCTGCCTGACGTTCCGGGCGAGCCGGATGGGCGCGCCCGCGCTGCTGGTCGTGCTCGCGTCCTTCGTGACGGTCCTGGAGTTCCCGCTCGGCTTCGTGCACGTGGTGACGAGCGACCGGTACGGCGTGCTGCTGCTGGCGGTCCGCAACGGCCTGCTGGTCGCCGCCTCCGTCATGGCGGCCCGCCGCCTGTGGCGCGCGACCGTCCCCCCGGCCCCCGCCGCACCACTGCCGCCCGAACCGGCCCGGCCCCGGGAGACCCCGGTCTCGTCCTGA
- a CDS encoding glycosyltransferase family 4 protein: MRKTLIVTNDFPPRPGGIQAFLHNMALRLEPGRLVVYASTWKRGREGAEATAAFDAEQPFTVVRDRATMLLPTPRTTRRAAGLLREHGCTSVWFGAAAPLGLMAPALRKAGAERLAATTHGHEAGWAQLPAARQLLRRIGESTDTITYLGDYTRSRIATALTPAAARRMVQLPPGVDEKTFHPGSGGDEVRARLGLTDRPVVVCVSRLVPRKGQDTLIQAMPRILAAEPDTVLLVVGGGPYEQDLRRLARETGVADSVRFTGAVPWSELPAHYGAGDVFAMPCRTRRGGLDVEGLGIVYLEASATGLPVVAGDSGGAPDAVLDGETGWVVRGGDPAATADRIVPLLQDPELRRRMGERGRRWVEEKWRWDLLAEKLKALL, encoded by the coding sequence ATGCGCAAGACCCTGATCGTCACGAACGACTTCCCGCCCCGGCCGGGCGGCATCCAGGCCTTCCTGCACAACATGGCCCTGCGCCTGGAGCCCGGCCGGCTGGTCGTCTACGCCTCCACCTGGAAGCGCGGCCGGGAGGGTGCCGAGGCCACGGCTGCCTTCGACGCCGAGCAGCCCTTCACCGTCGTACGCGACCGGGCGACCATGTTGCTGCCCACCCCGCGGACCACCCGGCGGGCGGCCGGGCTGCTGCGCGAACACGGCTGTACGTCGGTGTGGTTCGGGGCGGCGGCCCCGCTCGGCCTCATGGCACCCGCGCTGCGCAAGGCCGGCGCCGAGCGGCTGGCGGCCACCACCCACGGGCACGAGGCCGGCTGGGCCCAGCTGCCCGCCGCCCGGCAGCTGCTGCGCCGGATCGGGGAGTCCACGGACACGATCACCTATCTGGGTGACTACACGCGGTCGAGGATCGCCACCGCCCTCACCCCGGCGGCCGCCCGGCGCATGGTCCAGCTGCCGCCCGGGGTCGACGAGAAGACCTTCCACCCCGGCTCCGGCGGGGACGAGGTCCGCGCCCGCCTCGGCCTCACCGACCGCCCGGTCGTGGTCTGCGTCTCCCGGCTGGTCCCGCGCAAGGGCCAGGACACCCTGATCCAGGCCATGCCCCGCATCCTCGCCGCCGAGCCCGACACCGTGCTCCTCGTCGTCGGCGGCGGCCCCTACGAGCAGGACCTGCGCCGTCTGGCCCGGGAGACCGGCGTCGCGGACTCGGTCCGCTTCACCGGCGCGGTCCCCTGGTCCGAGCTGCCCGCCCACTACGGCGCCGGCGACGTCTTCGCCATGCCCTGCCGCACCCGGCGCGGCGGCCTGGACGTGGAGGGCCTGGGCATCGTGTACCTGGAGGCCTCCGCCACCGGCCTCCCGGTCGTGGCGGGCGACTCCGGCGGCGCCCCGGACGCGGTCCTGGACGGCGAGACCGGCTGGGTGGTCCGGGGCGGCGACCCGGCCGCGACGGCCGACCGCATCGTCCCCCTGCTCCAGGACCCGGAGCTGCGGCGCAGGATGGGGGAGCGGGGCCGGCGGTGGGTGGAGGAGAAGTGGCGCTGGGACCTGCTCGCGGAGAAGCTCAAAGCCCTCCTCTAA